The DNA window TCCAAGACAAGATAAAAAAGAGAACATTAACTTATTACACAAAAAGAGGAGGCTGGAATTGCAGAAAAATCACACAAGGTAAAATCAGTTAAACGACGACATAAATATTCATACATGGAAGAATGTTGGTAGATAGTGTTCATCCGAATAGCAGTTCTTCCCATCCATGCCTGGCTGTTAAACCAGAAAAACAAATGTTAAAACCCAGTGCAGTGAACCAAGTTCAAAAGTAAAATCCAGTTTCACTGAACATTTCAGCTCATTGAAAACAACTCTGATCATCACTGTGTTTTTATAAATGGGCCAGCTCCAAGGCAGGATATGAAGAATTTAAGAAACATAGACTTCTTTGTGCAAATGCCTGACCAGAAGACCACAAGCAAGACAGTGACTTATTTTCATCAACACTTCAATAATCTCTCAAGTCTAGTTGAAGCAGATTATATTTAGTGTAATACATAGAAAACCTGTCTAGTACAAGGTTTTACTAACCATATAACAAATTATTTTCTCATCAGAGGATGCTGTGGTACTATACAGTAGAGAGGATGCAACACTACTTCCTTTTAGCAGCCCATCCTCAAGTCAGAACTGAatttaaactcatttaaatttagAAGTGATAATTAAAGCATCAGTTTTAGCTACGAGATGCATATACACCAGATGTACCTAATATTCTTAGCAAGGCGTAGACAATTGCAAatcccaacaacaaaaaaatgtcaaatgcaTCTTTTCCCCAGTTAGATTTCTATGGCATTAAAGTTTTCCTAATAGAAAATATTACACATTAAACTTCTTCAAATAATCTCTAAATATGGTAGAAATAACGTAGTGGTAGTAGGTAAAAATATAAGCACATActaaattggaaaatttggggAGGAAACAGTTTAGTATGGTATTGGAAAAGGGGCAAGGAATATGATATTTAATGTCTACAACCTAGTTCTAACAGAATGATACAAGATGGAAAAGCGGTGAGGAATATGATATTTCATGTCTACAACCTAGTTTTAACAGAATAATACAAGATGGGGGGAGAGTGAGCTTCTATACATGCAAATTTAATATGAAGTCAATTTTGGACAATTGCCCTAACTACATTGGTTGCTAAATCGAGGTCCACCAACAGGATTCCAGTACCAGCCAAGGGCATGACAAACACAAATTTGGGCTCAATTTGTTGAAAATTAATGAGATATTCATCTTCTCAGCAACCAAATGACACGAGAGATACTACACATGAGAGAACAAAAACACTGCAAAAGAATATATCAATGGTAAAACCCATCATGATAATAGCAATGTCTATTTTCATAACTGGCAGAGCCACATTATGTTGAAGGTGAACAACTTCGAAGAAATTATGACTTAGCTCATGAACCTCCCAACTTCTTGAATATGGCTCACATTTGCACCCTCTAAACTTTGTAAGATTCCCACTACTCTTTTCCCCACACCCCACCAAAGCCACCCACAAAAGGGGAAGGATAAAGATTGTACCCCTGTTCTATTAGGATAACAAAAAGTACCACTAGGAAAATAAACTCATTTTTTGCTTTTCCATACAACCATCAAAACTTAAGCTACAAATTGTTGACTTCATTTATGATAGCCATTTGCCCCACTATCCAAAGgtttcaaatcacacttggcATCCTCTATTCGTATGCTAAATTATGAACCGTGGTTCCAAATTTCACTTTGATCTTATCCATGATCACTATGCACAAGAAGAGGGAAGTGGGTGGTGAACAattttaaaacattaaaaaTACATATTCTCTTAGATGATAAGTAATGAGACATTGGAGAACTTTAAAATTTTCTGTTGTAACCATTCAGCCACATCAAAGTTCCTTTAAACTTGGGAGAATTTAGACAAAGCGTCACTTGGATCACTAACATccaaaggggggaaaaaaagaaaagctgccCAACTATGTTTACTATTAATTAAACAACAGTGGAGACGTGTTATTTTGCCACTCTATTGTAAACTCAAAGAGCAAAATGAGAATACCCACCACCACCACGGTGGCTGCACAAAAATATGAACCAGCAGAAAGCAATTAAGGAAGAAAGTTTAGAATTCAATGGCAAAGGACTAAGTATAAAATGTCACATGCAATTCTATCCTCTTGTTATTCTAGTAAATCAACAACCAGTCCACAAACATGCATCAAAAATAAATCTGCAGTTTTACACTCTTGGCAGATCCTATGCAAGTATGTTCTTAAGGCAGTGGATGATATACAATTATGACATAAAACATTAGAGAAAACATTAGGACCCGATAAGGAACCTAAACCCCTCCTCCTTTATCCGGGCTTGGGACCGGCAATGTTACCATAACACTGGCGGAGTTTTGATCACACCACCTAACTTTTAGAGTAAATCAAGCTTGATATTGGAGACGCAAAGAAAACTGTATGAAAATTTCAGCAGATGCATATGTACTGGTTCAAATCTCAGGTGAGACGTCTTATATAACACTGCATTTATTGGGCTCTGCTGATACCACTAATAATTCATTTTTGGGCAATCATATGATGATCAATATAGCACCATGCTACATAAACATTGCAGCTAATACACTATAATACATCACATCAAATAGCCAACAAGCATTCACGGTAACCGGACAACAAAACTATTGGTAACTAGAAAAGATTTTACCCCAAAAAGAGTTAAAGAAATTGTTCAGAATAACAAAAAAATTGGAAGCAAATGCCATAGAATAAACTGTAAATCTGATGACAAAGCATATAAATTCCAATTCTCCAATGATCAGGATTAAAAATAAAACTACCTTACAGTAATCCCGGAACTTTGTGTAGTATAGACTGTCAGCCATAATTATCACAGCATGCTGTCGCTTCATTGTGAACCACTGCAAATATCGGAAATGATACACATTAAAAGATATTGAATAGCTTCAAATAGACAGAAACAGCTCAGTACGTCTAATGTCACATCACCAACTCCTCAAAATTAAACCTCTAGGACTCTATACAGATTCAAAGCATGACTAGAGAGCATCTTTTCCAACACAATTAGTTCATGCAGAGCAGAACATTCAGGAGTATATTTTTTTAGCTTAATGTATTTTTCCTAATTTGTGGTAAAGATTTATTCCATAACACTCTCAGATGTGGAAGATGGGATGTGTTACTTTCTTCTATGGTATTCTTTGGATTCAAAGGATTTGGCATATAGGCTTAAGGAACAAAATACAAGCGTAAAGTGCACTGGTTCATTCTGCTTCACAGAGTTCTTCCAGCAGTGAAGACAAAATTCTACACAGTTTAATGTCCTTCCATCCTTGCACACTTTTTTAGAAAACAAAGAACCTTCTTACTCAATTGTTATACCTGTGCACCCTTTCTGAAGTCTTTTTTCTCAACTTCTGGTAACATATGCTGAGAGTACCTGCCACTTCCATGCGGTCCAGGATCCTCAAAGCTGAAAAAAAATGATAACTTACTCTCAGAACTGAAGACAGACAGATGGAAATTACTCTCAGTATTAGATAACTTAATATCCTTTGCTTTAGAACAAAGACAATTGAAAAGAAAGCTTTAAGCACAGTTCAGTTCCACTCCaggagaagaaaaatgcaaaaagaaatCATATAACCAAGATACTAATTCATAGGATGCCACTGTGCACGAACTTAGGCTTACCAGTCAACGAAACTGACATTTGTGTACATCAGATAGTTGTACACAAAATCAAAATTCCGCAATGGTATACAACTGCATTCAGGATAAGTCTTGGTCAGCAAATGAAAATAAGAGGTTGGTACTCAAAATTCAGCAAGAAAAGTAGTATTTTATCATCAAGCCACCTCTCTGACAGCAACACAAAATGGTGGTTATCGGGATCTTGAAGTGCATTTGACAAAAGACGTCTCTCTGCATCCACCATGGAGATTTTTCCCCAAACAACCTGCAGAAAAATCCACCAATTCCCTAACTTAGCTCCTCAAGAAAAGGCATGATACGGTTTCTATAATGATAAATATACTTGAAATTTGCTTCTTCACACAACAAGAATAAAATGACAATTCATAATAATAGtatcagaaaaataaaagatactAGAAATGCATACTGCACGCTAGCTTAAAACAGCACAACAGAACTTTCTTTGGCAAGTTAGATACAAGAGGCACAAGAAAGACCAACCACAGACTCGGTAGTTTTGGCTTCTGGCATGGACAACAATTCCTTTCAAGTCATGGGagaattaaaattttatttacatGGATGATGACCAATTCAATCAGATTCTTCATTCTGCATGTACATGCTTAAATTGACTACAACTAATTTGAAGATTCATAAACTCATTTCAGTGTTTCTTTCACTAATAGAAAGCGGGAAGTATAagtataaacaaataaaatagtGCATCATTCAACCTAGATTCCAGAGTCCACCATCATTCCCCCTTCTCCCACCTCACTCCcagccaaaagaaaaagaaaaagaattaaaaaaaagactCAATAAACTGTTTGAGTCAGAATATGAATGACTTATTGTCAATATTCCAGTTTTAACCTCCAGACTGCATGTATATTTCAACAATAAAGTGCTCCCCTTAGTCAGTCTCTCTTTTTCATAATCCGAaagaaatttttcctacaatGTCATTGAGCCATTAAATAGTCCATACCATCTCACCATCATTCATGTCTTCTTCCTtcctctttccttattttcctttttcttcttgacATATAAGAACAAAACCAGAGGCTTCATGGTGAATTAATACACTATGATTAACATAGTAATCCATCTGCCAGCCCCAACAGATGATTAAAATTATTACAAGCAGAAGGAAACTAAAATTGACAAATTTGTCCCTGCCCCCGCTTTCCTTTCTTATTTGGTCTGTCAAAAGGATTGTTTCATACACAATTTAGCTAGCAACACATTAAACAGTTATTCACCACAAACAAAATTGCTATTCATCCTAAGCAAACTCATCATTTACGAAGGTACtcatcatttacgaatgtaaaaccACAAATGGATGTCAACAATCATGTTCATAACAATTAGCTGACTGGAAGAAGTACATTGAAGAAATGTAATTTAGTGAAGAATTGAAGATAAACTTCAAAGCAGGAATGATTGACCCATGCTGCAAAAGAATATTGCTAAATTAAGATTTGGCACAGAATATATGACCTTATCACTTCGGATTTCACGGTTAATAAAGTAACGGCTGAAATGTAGTGGTTTGTCCTTGGAAGCATGCACATAGACAGAGAATCTACCTTCATTGCCCTGGCAAAAGAAGTACAGGAATTTCATCACATACCTtgtatgaatatatatatatatatatatattttttgattcAACATTGCAAAACATTCTTCATGACATGAAGGATTAAAACTAAGAAGTAAACTTCTTGGTATCCACCAAAGAACCAAATTCATCTTGCTTCAAAAGAGCAACAATAATTGGTCTAAACCAAGCTAAAAGTTTTAGTTCTCAAAGTTTTTGTGCAATGCTTTGGTTACTTAGCAAGTCTTCAGTTTTACATTTTGACCAAAAGATGCCTCATTCTTGAATTTCTGTGCATTCAACCTTTCAGAAAGGCTATGTACTTTTGTAAAGTCAACATTGGTGCATTAATGACCTAATTTTATAACCTATCAACATGTTTGAAGTATAAAGAAATACCATAAATGTCAAAAATAAGAAACACAAAACCATTTCTATATCCTAACTTCAAGAGTTCATACCTCCCAACACCACAAAGCCACTATGCTcaacaaaataccaaaaaagGTATGAAGCAGACCAGACACACAAGTCAATAAAAACCGCAATCAAACAATCATGTGGTATTCTATCTTTCCAAATGTGAAGCAAAACTGCGAAGAATATTCAGATTCATTTACATGTTGCACAAAAGAAAATCCCTATATCTCAAAGCCACATAAGCCTTTATTCTATAGGTACTTCTGATTTTTGCCAACTTTTCCAGCCAAAATTACGAAGCATAAACTGATGTAGGCTAACTTTTGGCTTTCATTTTTACCACTCTTGGGGTGTTAACATAAAACTTGGGGAAACGTCTCTATCCTTCACACAGAGTGAACCACTTTTGAACATGTTCTACTGCATTATGCTAACAGTTAAGGAAAGCATTAAGCTTACAAACTAAAACTTGGACAATCCTTCAACTAAAGACCAACTAAAATATTACAACCCCTCAAGTAGATGGGACTCTATCATGTACATAAACATAAAGCaaagtaaaattttgagaaaaatataagctTTGATGTCAGTTTCTGAAAGACAAAAAAGACATAATTGCAAAGTAAAGGAAATAATTTGAATGGGTAAACAGAACAGTAAATACTCTACAGAAAAATATGAGTAATTGTAGAGGTTATGCAGATACCTGAAAAAATTTATCCCACAGTCTCTCAAAGGGTAATGGACCAGGGGTCAGGAACAAGAATGCAATTTTAGGGCTCTTGGATACAGTACGAGGTGTATTAAGAATGTCTTTAATTACAACACGAGAAGCAATCTCGTCATCTGTCAGTTCTCTAGCAGGAGCAGGTGGAAGCCAATTTGAAATCCCCTTGCAACCATGAGATGAAAATACATAGCATGCTGCAGAGTTGTGAGGTGGATAAACATAAGCGCAAACTAAGAACATACTGACTAAAGAAACCAACACTATTATCCATGTTGGCTTCTTCAAGTGGGCACGGTGGCGAGGCGCTGGCAATATCTGCATGTCCTTCATGCCCCCACGCCACGCCTGAGCTGACTTCATCTAGAAATAATGCATCACAAGTCTATCTTCCAAAAATAGTTCTTTAATCCTAAAACAGCGTCCAATCTACGGCACCCTTTGATTACCTACCTAGCAACCTAAGGGGTCCTTTGACAACTGTGATACAGGACAAGACTGAACCTGCAAAGTGAAGAGAATCTAATAAAGCTCAAGAAACTTTATGCAATCTTACAGCAATAGAATTCAGTTCAAATTGATTACACCAAGATTAAGTATGCCATAATAATTGGttgtacataaaaaaaaattatagatctGCAAAAATTGAACACTGGAGCAAAACCAGAAAAGGGATGATCCAAATTTTGACTTGGTTTACTTATATACTTGAAATTCTAACATTCAACACTACCAGTTCAAGGTGTTAACATCATGTACGCAAAAGGCAAACCCAATTCTCAAATCTGTCATTTAGATTTTGGGGAATCGAAAAAATTTTCCAGTGTAGGAGTTAAACCACTCCCTCCCTCACCAATTcacaaaaaattaaagaacaaaaTGATAAGATTAGGATCTAACTGCAGAGATACACAGACAGCACAGGCTAATTATGCCATAAACCTTTGAAAATGCTCATCCTCATCTAAAATTGCGGAACATACCAAATCTAAAATTACTCTTCGAATTCAATCTCTTACTTCATAACAACCAATTCTGACTGCTTCCACTAATTTTGATACCAAACCGGCAAAATCAAATCCAAATCACATCCAACTTCGAGCTCAGGAAAAGTCAAGAATCCTCACAAGAAATGAGAGAAAGACaggtagaaagaaaaaaaggaaagggaaaaagaaaaaactaagaACTGAAAAGTCAAAccaaacaaaattcaacagaTTCAACCTTTGAAGCTGCCCCGAAATTCCCCCACTTATGATTTAAATCCCATTCTCAGATAAACAGATTTACCAATTCCCAACATTCTAGAAccaaaagaatttaaaaaaaaaaaaaacgaaaaaaaagagtcaaaCCTGCCCCATCCAAAATCAAATCCACCCAATCCCTGCTCTCCCAATTCCTAGATACACACGCTCAATTGCTCATACTTTTCCACTCATACTCGAGTACGTATACGTATCCCTCATATACGATACGCACGTATACGTGATCTCACAATGTAAACTCCGACCAAGCACCAATTTCCACAAAATCACAAAAaccaaatgaaattcaaatcacATCCACactttccccttcaaaattgACGGAAAATTCGGAAACATCCAACACTTCCACTCAAgtaaaattaaatcaagaaaaaaaaaacagtaggAGAATTGGAGAAAATACCTGATCGAGGGGAACAAAAAAAACGTCAAATAGCTGAAGAAGTTTAGATCTCTCAACGAGGGAGTGTGAGATCTAGGGCAAAATGAAGGGACGAGTTAGAGCCAATTTAACGAATATATTTGGCTTATTTTTTGcacccttttttctttttttacgtATTTATATCAGTATAATATTTGAAGATGGGGATGATGTATAATTTGCTGAGAGATGATTGGTTAATTGGGCAGTGTGTGTTCTGcgtgtttttttcttttttttttttttgggtcttaATTTGGAGAGAATAGAAAGAGAGAGTGTGGGAAGGAGGTGTGGGGAGAGATGAGGTATTTGGATGGGGAAAATTTTGGAGCAGGAATTGAACGTTATATGGGTGATGGTGTCGTTCGAGTCCAAGGACAATGGAACATATTAGCCGGCGATCTATTTTAGGTGCACTATTTTTAAgcattaaattttgaaattttttattttttggttgaaaCAAAAAACTCTATATAGTACGAgtagaaaataattaattttaaatttgattatAGCGAGAAATGTTATTGTGTTATAGTTAGTTGATTAATGTTACAATCAGTTGAGTTGAATTTTACAAAAATGAATACTTTTTTAACGTTgtattattttctaaaaatactTCTATTATTCCTCTCTTGCTCCCTTCCCCGCCCTAATTCCCTTCCAATCCCTAATCTACCCCGATCATGAGCTCGATCCCCCAATGTGATTGCGGGAAAGAGATTAAAGTACTTTCTCTTAATCACTTTCTTAATATGGTACTAGATGGAGAATTGATTCAGCATTTACTAAatagaatttatttttttcttatcgTAGTCATCTAATTTTTCCTAATGACATCATTTAAAAATATGTAGTTATCTAAATTTTTCCTAATAACATAATTTTGATTATGGATGTTATTGAATTTCTATcgtttctgaaaaaaaaaaagattatggATGTTATTCAACATTTTGTCCGTTTTGGTTTAAAGACACGATACAATGACAATAAGTTTAGCAACTAGTAAAGTGCAAAAGGTCTTTAGTTATATTTTCTGGCATTGCATATACTGCTGTTATATATTATGTTTTTAAAAGTAACACTTATTCACCTAAATTAAATTCATCAATGAAAAACGTTCACCTAAGTTGAGTTTATCAATAAAAAGGAAGTGTCATTATTCTAAAATATGATTAACTATTAGAGGCCAAAAATAACTATTAGAGGACCGATGCCTTTACAatcctacaattttttttttttagcaattcCACTTGTCCaacatgtaaaaaaaaaaaaggaatttacTACTATTTATGAGTTACGATTACTtcgaataaatttttttttttatcaaaaaaaaggACTTAGCCCTACTTCAGACCCCAACCCTTATTCGAATTGTTGGATTATTCTCTATTTTGGTTACAAGGCTTGAACACTGGGATTACTTCAAATAATTAATGAATAGAAATTAGACGAATGGGAGGAGCGTGATCCAAGTGCATAAGGAAGCGCGTGAAGAGAGTCGTTAAGGCCTGTTGATGGAAGTTTCAATTTCAGTTTTCGCTTTCTTTGGTTTTTATGAGTATTTGGTGTTGGAGGGGCATGAGGAGATACACTTTTTTGTTTGGACAGCaatttatttggccaaatatatttgcttacatcatcattacaatttccaatacacctttttactttcccaattacctttttatctcacatacatcacatcacaaaaagtgctacagtaaaaatatctcaaataatttacaatccaaacagagttGTTGGTCTACGAGTGGAATCATGTGGAATATAGACTATTCAACTGATGAGAATTCCACATGTTCCCACTTGTAGTACTATCTTGACAATGGTGTACAACTGTTGATTGTTCATATTTTTGCTTATAGTAAATCTTATTATTACCACAATTATTACAAGGAGCCTAAACTTCTTCACTTATAAGATTATaggaattatatatatatatatatatatatacacacacacacacaaacacatagAGCAATAAGGAAAGTGACAACattgtcaattttttttgataaattgaTCTGATTATTAGAAGTTTTCTGTATTACTGATTTActtaaaaatgctaaaattttaTATAGAAAAGATAATAGTTCAATAAATGCAACAGTATTAATGTATTTTCTCATAATTCATATTAAACTTTTTTCTTACTACTACACCCAACTTTTTTCTTGGCTAAAACAATATTATTTATGCATTAACCAAAAgaattttcatttccttttccatATTCAGTAGAGGATGTGTGTGTTTCCTTGTAACATTAACTTTGCTTTTAATAGATAGCAACAACTTTATATTCAATTGTAGAGTATTATTACCTGCTCATTGAATCGTGGCTTTGGTAAAAATCTTATTACTATTTTTAGCCAAAGGTATTATGGAAGATTGCTATGACAGTACTGATATCTCTTTCCATATACTATGTAAGGAAAGTAAAGATGTAGTCAAAAAACGATCATATTGGAAGTGAAAATTTAATACAtcacatttttaaaatattttttattttagttttattagaaatttagtCATGTTAGTAACTATCCATAGTTATAGACAATTACCAAAAACCAACACATCTACATAATTTTACATTcataaatttctcaaaatttcaaatgaaatattaatttttattaaaaagaaaaaaaaaatactacaagaaagaaaagggctAGAGTGACGGTAAAAACGAAGTGTACCTGCGGCGCGTGAGTGCGGGAGGTATTGGTCTGTGGGTAACAAAagattcaaaaagaaaaagaaagctaaAATACGATGAATAAAATATCAGCTGATGGATTGTGATTGGCTGTGGACACCTAGGAAATCGAAAATTGATACCCGCGTGGTGTTTGCATTGGCGCGTGGCTCAACGTGTCCAACGTTTGCACCGGTACAGTGTTTGACCCGCTCCGTACCTGAATGACTATTATGCCCTTTGCTTATTCTAGTCTGTAGACTTTGTCATGGTCCACTGGCCTTGTTGGAACGTTGACCGTTGACGCCAAAAATCCACAAGAAAGAATAGAATATTCCACTGAGCGTTAGGATTTTCCAGGAAGGACACAAATGTCACCATGGATGCGTATCCTCAGCGCAGTTGCACAGCTGAGGACTTTTAACCACCGAGATGAACTCAATCAACTTCGAACTGATCTCAACCGTTAActtaaaaatgaaattgaaatcaACGACTGAGGTCTATCCAAGATCAACGGAGCCGATCTCGACCATTGAAAGTGTCAACCATCCTTTGCCATTGCACTCAAACCTGTTAGCATCTGTGGTTTCTTGAAGTGTGGATTCTTGCAAATTGCACAGTATAATTTATGGTCCAGGTAGGTTTGATTTGAATTTAAAAGGATATGATTGATTATAAATACAGTTTTCAATAAGCGATAATACTTGTTATAAACTCTAGCCACAAAAAtaagggtaaaaaataaaaaaaaatctatgtgATAAATCTAATATATAGAAATCTCCCATGA is part of the Coffea eugenioides isolate CCC68of chromosome 6, Ceug_1.0, whole genome shotgun sequence genome and encodes:
- the LOC113773761 gene encoding uncharacterized protein LOC113773761 translates to MKSAQAWRGGMKDMQILPAPRHRAHLKKPTWIIVLVSLVSMFLVCAYVYPPHNSAACYVFSSHGCKGISNWLPPAPARELTDDEIASRVVIKDILNTPRTVSKSPKIAFLFLTPGPLPFERLWDKFFQGNEGRFSVYVHASKDKPLHFSRYFINREIRSDKVVWGKISMVDAERRLLSNALQDPDNHHFVLLSESCIPLRNFDFVYNYLMYTNVSFVDCFEDPGPHGSGRYSQHMLPEVEKKDFRKGAQWFTMKRQHAVIIMADSLYYTKFRDYCKPGMDGKNCYSDEHYLPTFFHMLDPAGIANWSVTHVDWSEGKWHPKSYRARDVTYELIKNITSITESIHVTSEERKAIQIQQCLWNGNEKPCYLFARKFLPDTLDKLLHLFPNYTRI